A window of the Calditerricola satsumensis genome harbors these coding sequences:
- the bshC gene encoding bacillithiol biosynthesis cysteine-adding enzyme BshC, whose protein sequence is MEIVKTAWPALSPFVRDYVDGRAAARARFVYPPFDATTWDARAARLRYPAERRAALADALAAFNRAVGNHPAALANVERLRDPAALVVVGGQQAGLLTGPLYTVYKALTLIRVARREEARLGRPVVPVFWIAGEDHDVAEPGHVTVLTPDRTLETVRLSIQPKARVSVSRWRLPPGELEAVVERVFALLPDTEFKPAWREKLLAFAAESDTLVTFFARVMAELFGKHGLVLLDSGDVNLAPLKVDAFRAAVERNDDLRAALAQNAAWFVAQGLTPQVDVRDGDAHLFWTGAGERKKLWVRDGAFVTDDGTLHLTPAELARRVTDAPEEFSADVVTRPLTQEALLPVLAFVGGPGEIAYWGLYKELFALAGWEMPPVVPRLSVTLVEGTLQKALRRAGLSPREALVDPDALEAAWRKGLGVLDFDAAFAEAETALADLYARLAERFAPLGQAARDLTEASRARAQEGLAWLRRRLEREWEARHEASLRQLRRVRLSLWPKDRLQERVFNVFAYLVRYDGLVDRLLDALGEPDGRHAIVLL, encoded by the coding sequence ATGGAGATTGTCAAAACGGCATGGCCGGCCTTGTCCCCCTTTGTGCGCGATTACGTCGACGGCCGCGCGGCGGCCCGCGCGCGCTTTGTCTATCCTCCCTTTGACGCGACGACATGGGATGCGCGCGCCGCCCGCCTGCGCTATCCGGCCGAACGGCGCGCGGCCCTTGCCGATGCCCTGGCCGCCTTCAACCGCGCCGTCGGCAACCATCCCGCCGCCTTGGCCAATGTCGAGCGCCTGCGCGATCCGGCGGCGCTGGTCGTCGTCGGCGGCCAGCAGGCGGGGCTCCTCACCGGCCCCCTGTACACAGTGTACAAGGCCCTCACGCTGATCCGCGTGGCCCGGCGGGAGGAAGCGCGCCTGGGCCGGCCGGTGGTGCCGGTGTTCTGGATCGCCGGCGAAGACCACGACGTGGCCGAACCGGGGCATGTAACGGTGCTGACCCCCGATCGGACGCTGGAGACGGTCCGCTTGTCGATCCAGCCGAAGGCGCGCGTCAGCGTGTCGCGGTGGCGGCTGCCGCCGGGGGAGCTGGAGGCCGTCGTCGAACGGGTTTTCGCCCTGCTGCCGGACACCGAGTTCAAGCCGGCATGGCGGGAGAAGCTGCTTGCCTTCGCCGCCGAATCGGACACCCTCGTGACGTTTTTCGCCCGGGTGATGGCCGAGCTGTTTGGGAAACACGGCCTCGTTTTGCTCGATTCGGGCGACGTGAACCTCGCCCCGTTGAAGGTTGACGCGTTCCGGGCGGCGGTGGAGAGAAACGACGACCTGCGCGCTGCGCTGGCCCAAAACGCGGCCTGGTTTGTGGCGCAAGGCCTGACGCCCCAGGTGGACGTGCGCGACGGCGACGCCCATCTGTTCTGGACCGGGGCGGGGGAACGGAAGAAGCTGTGGGTCAGGGACGGCGCCTTCGTCACCGATGACGGCACCCTTCACCTCACGCCGGCCGAGCTGGCGCGGCGGGTGACGGATGCGCCGGAGGAATTCTCCGCCGATGTCGTGACCCGGCCGCTGACGCAGGAGGCGCTGCTCCCGGTGCTGGCCTTTGTCGGCGGTCCGGGCGAAATCGCGTACTGGGGCCTGTACAAGGAGCTGTTCGCCTTGGCCGGGTGGGAGATGCCCCCGGTGGTGCCGCGCCTGAGCGTCACGCTGGTCGAAGGGACGCTGCAGAAGGCCCTGCGCCGCGCCGGCCTGTCCCCGCGCGAGGCGCTGGTCGATCCCGACGCGCTGGAGGCGGCGTGGCGCAAGGGGCTTGGCGTCCTCGATTTCGACGCCGCCTTTGCCGAGGCAGAGACCGCCCTCGCCGACCTGTACGCGCGGTTGGCCGAGCGGTTCGCCCCGCTGGGCCAGGCGGCGCGCGATCTTACGGAGGCGAGCCGCGCGCGGGCACAAGAGGGCCTCGCCTGGCTGCGCCGGCGCCTCGAGCGGGAATGGGAGGCGCGCCACGAGGCCTCCTTGCGCCAGCTGCGCCGCGTGCGCCTGTCGCTGTGGCCCAAGGACCGCCTCCAGGAGCGGGTGTTCAATGTCTTCGCCTACCTCGTGCGGTACGACGGGCTTGTCGATCGGCTGCTTGACGCCCTCGGCGAGCCCGACGGCCGCCACGCCATCGTGTTGTTGTAA
- a CDS encoding ketopantoate reductase family protein codes for MTRKVKEAAAAGRIAVVGGGSLGLLLAGRLAAAGADVRLVVRTAAQRDRLRAEGLCVEAVDGTIRACVPAFAAADPPDGPVEWVLLCVKQRHVADAAPVCAAWLGGTGRLVAWLNGLGHEEVLARWVEEARLYAAVTTEGALRMDAVRVHHTGRGETHLGPMKPGGEGPAGGAAALSPLVAVLRRAGFATCAKPDIRPRMWRKLAVNCAINPLTALLGVPNGALVDAAELHPVMRAVVEEVAAVAAAEGVVLGDDPVGAPIADRLLDEVFAVCRRTAANRSSMLQDLERGHPTEIAHLNGAVASRAARRGLAAPVNATLAQLVRAKEALVHGRKG; via the coding sequence ATGACGCGCAAGGTGAAGGAGGCCGCCGCGGCCGGGCGCATCGCCGTCGTTGGCGGCGGGTCGCTGGGACTTTTGTTGGCCGGGCGCCTGGCCGCCGCGGGGGCCGACGTGCGCCTGGTGGTGCGCACCGCGGCGCAGCGCGACCGGCTGCGGGCCGAGGGCCTCTGCGTGGAGGCCGTCGACGGCACGATCCGCGCGTGCGTGCCGGCTTTTGCCGCTGCCGATCCGCCGGACGGCCCGGTGGAATGGGTGCTGCTCTGCGTCAAGCAGCGGCATGTCGCCGACGCCGCACCGGTGTGTGCCGCCTGGCTGGGCGGGACCGGGCGGCTGGTGGCCTGGCTCAACGGGCTGGGCCACGAGGAGGTGCTGGCTCGGTGGGTGGAGGAGGCGCGCCTTTATGCGGCGGTGACGACGGAGGGGGCGCTGCGGATGGACGCCGTGCGCGTGCACCACACCGGCCGGGGTGAGACGCATCTGGGGCCGATGAAACCGGGAGGCGAGGGGCCAGCCGGAGGCGCGGCGGCTCTTTCCCCCTTGGTGGCCGTCCTGCGCCGGGCCGGCTTTGCGACTTGCGCGAAGCCCGACATTCGCCCGCGCATGTGGCGAAAGCTGGCCGTCAATTGCGCGATCAACCCGCTGACGGCGCTTCTCGGCGTGCCCAACGGGGCCTTGGTTGACGCGGCGGAGCTGCATCCGGTGATGCGCGCGGTGGTCGAAGAGGTGGCGGCGGTGGCGGCGGCCGAAGGCGTCGTGCTGGGCGATGACCCCGTGGGAGCGCCGATCGCCGACCGCCTCCTCGATGAGGTTTTCGCCGTCTGCCGCAGGACGGCGGCCAACCGCTCGTCAATGCTCCAAGACCTCGAGCGCGGGCATCCGACGGAAATCGCCCATCTGAACGGCGCGGTGGCCTCCCGCGCCGCGCGCCGGGGATTGGCGGCGCCGGTGAACGCTACCCTTGCCCAACTCGTGCGGGCCAAGGAAGCGCTGGTCCATGGCCGTAAGGGGTGA
- a CDS encoding acyl-CoA carboxylase subunit beta, whose protein sequence is MSAQETKTGTHKLDEVLRERAEQVKKGGDPKYHAKLKASRKLFVRDRLKLLFDDGAYVVEDGLFANFTAGDLPADGVVTAIGKIHGRTVCVMANDATVKAGSWGARTVEKILRIQETAERLKVPILYLVDSAGARITDQVEMFPGRRHAGRIFYNQVKLSGMVPQICLLFGPSAAGGAYIPAFCDVVIMVDGNASMYLGSPRMAEMVIGEKVTLEEMGGARMHCSVSGCGDILAASEEEAIALARQYLAYMPDNYKGRPPAAAPRPPKADARPIADIVPENQNVPFDMYELIDALVDEGSFFEIKKLFAPELITGFARLNGEAVGIVANQSKVKGGVLFVDSADKATRFVHLCDAFNIPLLFLADVPGFMIGTKVERAGIIRHGAKMIAAISEATVPKISVIVRKAYGAGLYAMAGPAFEPDCCLALPTAQIAVMGPEAAVNAVYSNKIQAIADPKERQAFILEKRKEYQEDIDIYRLASDLIVDAIVPTDALRDELIARFALYRTKEARFSERKKPVYPV, encoded by the coding sequence ATGTCCGCGCAAGAGACGAAAACGGGTACGCACAAGCTGGACGAGGTGCTGCGCGAGCGGGCCGAGCAGGTGAAAAAAGGCGGCGACCCCAAGTACCACGCCAAGCTGAAGGCGTCGCGCAAGCTGTTCGTCCGCGACCGCCTGAAGCTCCTCTTTGACGACGGGGCGTACGTGGTGGAGGACGGGCTGTTCGCCAACTTCACGGCGGGCGACCTGCCGGCCGACGGCGTGGTGACGGCGATCGGCAAGATCCACGGGCGCACGGTGTGCGTGATGGCCAACGACGCCACGGTGAAGGCCGGCTCGTGGGGCGCGCGCACGGTGGAGAAGATCCTGCGCATCCAGGAGACGGCGGAGCGCCTCAAGGTGCCGATCCTCTACCTTGTCGATTCCGCCGGGGCGCGCATCACCGACCAGGTGGAGATGTTCCCCGGGCGCCGGCACGCCGGGCGCATCTTCTACAACCAGGTGAAGCTGTCGGGAATGGTGCCGCAAATCTGTCTCCTCTTCGGCCCGTCGGCCGCCGGCGGGGCGTACATTCCCGCCTTCTGCGACGTGGTGATCATGGTCGACGGCAACGCCAGCATGTACCTCGGCTCGCCGCGCATGGCCGAGATGGTGATCGGGGAAAAGGTCACGCTGGAGGAGATGGGCGGGGCGCGCATGCACTGCTCGGTGAGCGGCTGCGGCGACATCCTGGCTGCGAGCGAAGAGGAGGCCATCGCCCTGGCCCGCCAGTACCTCGCCTACATGCCCGACAACTACAAGGGCCGCCCGCCGGCCGCCGCGCCGCGTCCGCCCAAGGCCGATGCCCGGCCCATCGCCGACATCGTGCCGGAGAACCAGAACGTGCCCTTCGACATGTACGAGCTGATCGACGCCCTCGTCGACGAGGGGTCGTTCTTCGAGATCAAGAAGCTGTTCGCCCCGGAGCTCATCACCGGCTTTGCCCGCTTGAACGGGGAGGCGGTGGGCATCGTCGCCAACCAGTCGAAGGTGAAGGGCGGCGTGCTGTTCGTCGACTCAGCCGACAAGGCGACGCGGTTTGTCCACCTGTGCGATGCCTTCAACATCCCGCTCCTCTTTCTGGCCGACGTGCCCGGCTTCATGATCGGCACCAAGGTGGAGCGGGCCGGGATCATCCGCCACGGGGCGAAGATGATCGCCGCCATCTCCGAGGCCACCGTGCCGAAGATCTCCGTCATCGTGCGCAAGGCCTATGGTGCGGGGCTCTACGCCATGGCCGGCCCGGCCTTCGAGCCCGACTGCTGCCTGGCCTTGCCCACGGCGCAGATCGCCGTCATGGGACCGGAGGCGGCCGTCAACGCCGTCTACAGCAACAAGATCCAGGCCATTGCCGACCCGAAGGAGCGGCAGGCCTTCATCCTCGAAAAGCGCAAGGAATACCAGGAGGACATCGACATCTACCGCCTGGCCTCCGACCTGATCGTCGACGCCATCGTGCCCACCGACGCCCTGCGCGACGAGCTGATCGCCCGCTTCGCCCTGTACCGGACGAAGGAGGCGCGCTTTTCCGAGCGGAAGAAGCCGGTGTATCCGGTGTGA
- a CDS encoding hydroxymethylglutaryl-CoA lyase — translation MAERVRIVEVGPRDGLQNEATFVPTEDKVALIEHLQDAGLAYIEVSSFVHPKWIPQLADADEVFRRLSRREGVTYAALVPNARGLERALAAGVTEIAVFLSASETHNRQNINKTIDETFPVLEEVVREATAAGLSVRGYVSTAFGCPYEGEVPLERVLGVTERLLAMGVREVSIGDTIGVATPKQVRERFAELANRFGAERLAGHFHDTRGTALANVCAALEVGIRTFDSSVGGLGGCPYAPGASGNVATEELVYLLHGMGYATGVDLDRLVSAGRFIQERLGRKLPSRVLAACTAERMA, via the coding sequence GTGGCCGAGCGGGTGCGCATCGTCGAGGTGGGGCCGCGCGACGGGCTGCAGAACGAGGCCACCTTTGTGCCCACCGAGGACAAGGTGGCGCTGATCGAGCATCTGCAGGACGCCGGCCTTGCCTACATTGAGGTGTCGTCCTTCGTCCACCCGAAGTGGATTCCCCAGCTGGCCGACGCCGACGAGGTGTTCCGCCGCCTCTCCCGGCGGGAAGGGGTGACCTATGCCGCCCTCGTGCCCAACGCGCGCGGGCTGGAGCGGGCCCTGGCCGCCGGGGTGACGGAGATTGCCGTGTTCCTGTCGGCCAGCGAGACGCACAACCGGCAGAACATCAACAAGACGATCGATGAAACCTTCCCGGTGCTCGAGGAAGTGGTGCGGGAGGCGACGGCGGCGGGGCTGTCCGTGCGCGGCTACGTGTCGACGGCCTTCGGCTGCCCGTATGAGGGCGAGGTGCCGCTGGAGCGCGTGCTTGGCGTCACCGAACGGCTCTTGGCGATGGGCGTGCGTGAGGTGTCCATCGGCGACACGATCGGCGTGGCCACGCCGAAGCAGGTGCGGGAGCGGTTTGCCGAACTGGCGAACCGTTTCGGGGCGGAGCGCCTGGCCGGCCATTTCCACGACACGCGCGGCACGGCGCTGGCCAACGTGTGCGCGGCGCTGGAGGTGGGCATCCGCACCTTCGACAGCTCGGTGGGGGGGCTGGGCGGCTGCCCCTACGCCCCCGGCGCGTCGGGCAACGTGGCCACGGAGGAGCTCGTCTACCTCCTTCACGGGATGGGCTACGCGACCGGTGTCGACCTCGACCGCCTCGTGTCCGCGGGGCGGTTTATCCAGGAGCGGCTGGGGCGCAAGCTCCCGTCGCGCGTGCTGGCCGCCTGCACGGCCGAGCGGATGGCCTGA
- a CDS encoding acetyl-CoA carboxylase biotin carboxyl carrier protein subunit: protein MNAIAASMAGIVIRVNVQVGDAVQPGQDVVVLESMKMEIPVQAEAAGTVRAVNVKEGDFVNEGDVLVELEG, encoded by the coding sequence GTGAACGCGATTGCCGCGAGCATGGCCGGTATCGTCATCCGCGTCAACGTCCAGGTGGGCGACGCGGTGCAGCCGGGACAGGACGTGGTCGTCCTCGAGTCGATGAAGATGGAAATCCCCGTCCAAGCGGAGGCGGCGGGCACGGTGCGCGCCGTCAACGTGAAGGAGGGCGACTTCGTCAACGAGGGCGACGTCCTCGTGGAACTGGAAGGGTGA